The segment GTGCATCTGGGCACGCATGATTTGCTGGAAAGCCTGTGGCAAGGCGACACGAATGCTCGTGGAAACCCCATCAATCTCGTGGTTCCTCGCAAGTCAGCCGGAGAGGATCCCTTCTTGAAAATGCTCAAGGCGACCAAGGCGGCCGGGTTGAAAACACAACTCTATGTCAATTCCGCGAACATGTTGGCGTTCACGGGTCAAAACCCGAGCGCTTTCCCAAATATCACGGAGCGGTGGAAAGCTTGGTGCGACACCAACCCTGAGGCTCAGGCTTTCATCGCCAGCCAGCCGTACCATACCCATGCCCGGTATCCGAATCGGAAATACATGTTCTGTTATGCGGAGTTTGTGTTAAAGGATTACTCGATCCGCTATGGTGATTTGGTTGATGGTTGGTTGTTCGATGCCGGTCACCAATTCATAGGAAGAAACGGCGACAATCCTACGAGTGGCAAAGCGGAGGATCAGAGGCTCTACCGAGCCTTTGCTCTCGCTTGTCGTGCTGGGAATCCCAATACGGCGGTTTGTTTTAATAACGGTCCCGAGAGAGATACCGAAGAGTTGAATCCGTTCTCGGAAGCGACGCGGTACGATGATTATATGTTCGGCCATCCTTACGCTCCCCGGGTAAGCCTGGGGGATCATGCTTCGAGGACCTATGAAAGAAACTACGCGCACATCCAAAAGATCACCGAGACCGGTGGCAACGTCCATGCCGGCGGGGCCTGGACCTGGGACGACAAGGTTGTGGGGCATTTTGATCCGCCCATGAGTAGCACCCGTTGGAATACCGGCTCGACGCCAGGGTTAACCGATGAAGAATTTCTGCTCTGGAATCTGGAATCCGCCAGAGGCGGCGGCGCCATCTCTTGGGGGGCGCCCCTCGTAAGACCCGAGGGTGCGGGGGATGAATTGCTGATCCAAGATTGGGGCATGGCTCAGCTAGCCTTGATGGATGAGCATTTGAGTATCCACCAAGCTCCCGGTGCGCCGAATTGGTCGCGGGCAGAAACCTACCTGCCCGATGCCACGATGAGCCAGGCCTATTCACGTACGCTGGTGGAAGGTGTCGATTTCTGGGATCCTGAAGGGGAGAATGTGACCCTGAGCTTAGTGGACGCGCCGACTTGGTTGAGCCTCAAGCAAGACACCGCACAGCCTGGACATTGGTTGTTGCAGGGCATGCCCACGGAAACATCGGAAACGGAACACAAATTCCGTTTGCGTGCCGAAGATGCGACGGGCGCGACCGACCGTTGGGTGGAACTCAAGGTGGGGGCGCTGGCGATGTAGAGCACCGTCGCATCGCGATCCACAACGTAAGGATTGTAGTCCATCGCTAGGAAAAACATCCTGCGATAGAGAATTTACCGAGTGCTTGAAGTAGAAAAACCGCTCGGGAACAGGAAGAGAGAGAATCGGTTTTTGACTGTGAAAGGACGGTTTATTTTAATGTATCCACAAGCGCGGCTTCAAGTTGTATTGGCCGTCTGCCTGCTCGCTCCTGCAGCGTTTGCAGTAGATCCTGGCACCTTGTATCGCAACACGATTCCCAAGGACAAGCAACTGGATCCGGCCTGGGTTCAATCGCTGACCGAGCGGGGGCATGCTCTCGATACCGGAATTGCTGGTTCGAAGCGGGATGATTCGCTGAAATTCATCGGTATGCCAGTCGGAGGCATCGGCTGTGGCACGGTCTATTTGAGCGGCGACGGACGCCTCTATGTCTGGGATATTTGGAGTCAGGGATACGCTGGCGTCCTGCCCAATACGACCGAGTCGCCGATGGGGTTTCCCGGAGGCACCAGGACCGGACACGTAAATGCAGCGAGTGGATCAAGCTATTTAAACCCGCCGACCTTTGAAAGGTTTACTCCAGACTTTTCACAAGGGTTCGGTATCAGGTTTCAGGATGGAAGCCTGAAGGAATTCAATGCAGGGGGATGGGAGTCAGTCGAGTTTACCGGTAAATGGCCGATTGGAACGGTTTCGTATAAGGATTCCACGAGTCCGATCGATGCCGAATTGAAGGCCTACTCGCCATTTATCCCGCTGAGCCTAGACGACTCAACGATGCCGGTCACCGTATTGAGCTATCGCTTGACCAATGTGTCGGATCAGCCCGTCTCGGCGGAGCTTGTTGGCTGGCTTGAGAACATCAGCACGGTTGCGGTTGCAGATCAACAAGGGGCGTTTCAGAGCGATCCACGGTTTACCTCTGTCAGCCATCACTGTGAGATGCAACTTCCGGCTGGGCGAGGTAAAAATGCGGGGCTACCCCCATCGGTTCATAAGGGCACGATGGCCATGTCCTATCTGGGGGCTGGGAAACAGACAGTCGTCGAGCAGATCCCGGGGATTGCGGCGAATGTGGTCTTGGAATCGGGACAGAGTCAGGAATTCACGTTCCTTGTGAGCTGGCATTTTCCAGTGGTCCGAGTCCGAGAACAGCTTAAGGATCCATTGGTCGCCTATAAGAATGAGTATGCCTCTCGGTTTAAGGATGCGCTGGCGGTCGCACATCATGTGGCCAAGAATTTTGAGCGGCTCTCATCCCAGACCTTGCAGTGGGTGGATACCTGGAATGATTCCACCTTGCCGCAGTGGCTGCTGGATCGGACGATGGCGACGGCCGATACTCTGCAGACAGCGAACTGCTTCCTGCTGGCCGATGGCAACGGCGGGCGTTTTTGGGCCTGGGAAGGCATTGGGGTTTGCCATGGCACCTGCACTCACGTTTGGCACTACGCCCAAGGAATGGCCCGGCTGTTCCCATCGCTGGAACGCAACCTACGCGAGAAGACGGACTTTGGCTTCGCACAGTTGCCCAACGGCGCGGTGCCGTTTCGCGGGACAATCGACGGCGCCGAGGGCGGGGGTATCGCCATCGACGGCCAATGCGGCACCGTACTGCGTTCCTATCGCGAACACTTGCTCAGTGCGGACGACTCATTCCTGAAAACCAACTGGCCCAAGATCAAGCTGGCTCTAGAGTACCTTATCGACTTCGACCGTAACGACGGCGATTTTGACGGCTTACTCGATGGCAAGCAACATAACACGTTGGATGCATCGTGGTACGGTAAGGTCCATGCCATCAGTTCGCTCTACCTTGCCTCCCTACGGTCCGGTGAGGAAATGGCCAAACGAGTTGGCGATACTGAATTCGAGACGCTGTGCCGCGGTCTATACGAGAAGGGCAGTAAGGGAATCGAGACGCTGTATAACGGAGAGTATTACGTCCAGGAAGAAGATCCGAACCATCCCGAGGCCATCGGCGTGGGACCGGGCGTTTATATTGATCAGGTCATTGGACAGTTCTGGGCCAATCAGCTGGGGCTTGGTCGCTTGTATAACGCCGAGCATATGCAGTCTGCCTTGAACTCGCTGTGGAAACACAACTTTGTGCCGGACGTCGGAACTTTCCGCGAAACCTTTCGTGAAGGACGATTCTATGCCTGGACCGGTGACGCCGGATTAATCATGTGTACCTGGCCCAACGGTGGGCTGCGTGAAAATTTCAGGAACCACCG is part of the Novipirellula aureliae genome and harbors:
- a CDS encoding GH116 family glycosyl hydrolase; the encoded protein is MKGRFILMYPQARLQVVLAVCLLAPAAFAVDPGTLYRNTIPKDKQLDPAWVQSLTERGHALDTGIAGSKRDDSLKFIGMPVGGIGCGTVYLSGDGRLYVWDIWSQGYAGVLPNTTESPMGFPGGTRTGHVNAASGSSYLNPPTFERFTPDFSQGFGIRFQDGSLKEFNAGGWESVEFTGKWPIGTVSYKDSTSPIDAELKAYSPFIPLSLDDSTMPVTVLSYRLTNVSDQPVSAELVGWLENISTVAVADQQGAFQSDPRFTSVSHHCEMQLPAGRGKNAGLPPSVHKGTMAMSYLGAGKQTVVEQIPGIAANVVLESGQSQEFTFLVSWHFPVVRVREQLKDPLVAYKNEYASRFKDALAVAHHVAKNFERLSSQTLQWVDTWNDSTLPQWLLDRTMATADTLQTANCFLLADGNGGRFWAWEGIGVCHGTCTHVWHYAQGMARLFPSLERNLREKTDFGFAQLPNGAVPFRGTIDGAEGGGIAIDGQCGTVLRSYREHLLSADDSFLKTNWPKIKLALEYLIDFDRNDGDFDGLLDGKQHNTLDASWYGKVHAISSLYLASLRSGEEMAKRVGDTEFETLCRGLYEKGSKGIETLYNGEYYVQEEDPNHPEAIGVGPGVYIDQVIGQFWANQLGLGRLYNAEHMQSALNSLWKHNFVPDVGTFRETFREGRFYAWTGDAGLIMCTWPNGGLRENFRNHRPYRYFNECMSGFEYQAAAHMVAEGTPQLVRQGLAVTRAIHDRYRPEARNPYNEIECSDHYARAMASYAVFLASCGFVYDGPAAMIGFDPVIGPENFRAPFTAAQGWGSFSQTIDGGKMTAELDVHWGSLSLKTLRLNPRDSKIKEATVTLGGKKLNVKLVRNEIGVSVELAEMVSISPGQVLAVELR